Below is a window of Paraburkholderia kururiensis DNA.
GGCTGTTGAACAGATACGACGACACGGCGTCTTCCACGCTCACCGCGGCCTCGGGCACCTCGATCACCTCGAACGGCGCAGCGAGTTTCGCGAGCTTTGCGCGCAGCGTGTCGTACACCTGCTGCTGTTCGACGAACGCGCGCTGATGGCAGAACAGCGTATGGCGATTGCCCACGGCGATCACGTCGTTGTGGAATACGCCCGCGTCGATCACGTCCGGGTTCTGTTGAGCGAAAACGGTGGCGTCCTCATCGAGCCCGTGGCGATGCGCAACCGCGCGGCTCGCCTCGAAGCTCTGACGCGCCGGGTAACGCTTCGGCTCGCGCTCGCGACGGTATTCGCTGCGTCCGTACACGAAGAATTCGACGCCGCGCGCGCCGTATTCCGCGCAAAAACGCGTGTGGTTCGCCGCGCCCTCGTCGCCCAGTGCGGGCGTGCCCGGCAGCGCGTCGTGCACTTCGAAATGCGCCGGGTCCGCAAAAATGGTGCGCAGCGTGCGGCGCGTGGCCTCGTGTTCGATCGCGCGATGCAGCTTGCTGCACAGGTTCGCGGGCGTGAAGTGCACGCGGCCGTCGTGCGTGTCGGCGGACGGGCTCACCGTCGCCGCGTTGGCGGTCCACATTGCCGAGGCCGAGCTTGCGGCCGCGAGCAGTTCGGGCGCGTCTTTTGCGGCGCGCGCCATCATCGCGGCCTCGTTGCCCGAGAAGCCCAGCTCGCGCAGCAGACGCACGGAGGGCCGCTCCTGCGGCGGCAAGACGCCCTGCTGAAAGCCGAGATCCGCGAGCTGCTTCATCTTGCGCAGACCCTGCTTCGCGGCGGCCTTCGGATTGGCCACGGACTTCTCGTTGTTCTTCGACGCCACGTTGCCGAACGAGAGCCCGGCGTAGTTGTGCGTAGGGCCGACGAGTCCGTCGAAATTCGCTTCAAAGGCTTGCATCGCGTCGATCCTCAGAAATGAAGGCCCGGCGAGACGCTCGCGGGCATGTGCAGCTCGGCGCTTTCCACTGACGCCATGGGGTAGGCGCAGTAGTCCGCCGCGTAATACGCACTGGGCTGGTGGTTGCCGGAGCGGCCCGTGCCGCCGAACGGCGCGGCGCTCGATGCCCCGTTGGTGGGCCGGTTCCAGTTGACGATGCCCGCGCGGATCTGGCTGCGAAAGCGCGCCCAGAGCGCTTCGTCGTCGGCGAGCAGGCCGGCCGAGAGACCGTAGGCGGTATCGTTGGCGCGCTCCATCGCTTCGTCGAACGTCGCGTAGCGCACGATCTGCGCGAGCGGGCCGAAGTGCTCTTCGTCGGGCAGGTCGCTCACGTTCGTCACGTCGAGCATCGCGGGGCTCACGAAGCCGAGCGACGGGTCGCGCTGTTCCATCTTCAGCAGCGCCGTGGCGCCGTGCGCGAGCAGGTGCGACTGCGCCTGCACGAGCTGCGCCGCGGCGCGCGCCGAAATCACGGCACCCATGAACGGCTGCGGGTCGGCGTCGTATTCGTCCACCGCGATACGCGAGGTCACGTCGCGCAAGCGCTCGATGAAGCGGTCGCCGAACGCATCGCGCGGCACGAGAATGCGGCGCGCGCAGGTACAGCGCTGCCCCGCCGACAGAAACGCGGACTGGATCGTGTGATGCACGGCCGCGTCGAGATCGGCCACGGGCGCCACCACGAGCGGATTGTTGCCGCCCATCTCCAGTGCGAGCACGATCTCGGGCCGTCCGCCGAACTGGCGATGCAGCAGCGTGCCCGTGTTCGAACTGCCCGTGAAGAACAGGCCGTCGATCTGCCGGTGATGGGCGAGCGCCACGCCCGTGTCCTTCTCGCCTTGCACGAGGTTGAGCACGCCCGCGGGCAGGCCCGCCGCCTGCCACACTTCGACCGTGGCCCGCGCCACGTCGGGCGCGAGTTCGGACGGCTTGAACACCACCGTGTTGCCCGCGATCAGCGCCGGCACGATGTGCCCGTTCGGCAAATGGCCCGGAAAGTTGTACGGACCGAACACGGCCACGACGCCATGCGGACGATGCCGCAGCACCGCGACACCGTCGGCCATGGCCGTGCGCTTTTCGCCGGTGCGCTCGTTATAGGCCTGAATCGAGATCTCGACCTTGGCCGCCATCGACGCCACTTCCGTGCGCGCTTCCCACAGCGGCTTGCCGGTCTCGCGGCCGATCGCCTCGGCAAGCGCTTCCTTGCGTTCGTTGATGAGCGCGGCGAAGCGGCGCACGATCGCGCAGCGTTCGTCGAGCGTCGTGTGCGACCACGCGGCGAACGCGCGACGTGCGCTGCCCACGGCATAGTCCACGTCTTCGGCCGATGCGCTGCGGCCTTCCCACACGGTGCGGCCCGTGCCGGGGTTGCGCGAGGCGAAGGCGGGTCCGCTGGCGGGGGCCCATTCGCCGTCGATGAAAAGCTCGTTCATGGTCATTCCTGTTTCTGTTTGAGCGGCAGCACGCGCACGGGGTCGCCCGCGGCGACGCGCAGCGCGGCGGCTTCGTCGGGCGAGAGGCGGAACACGCCGTGCTCCACGACACCCGGCGCTATGCCCACGCGAAAGTCGGCAAGCGACGTGTTCGATACCAGCGAGCGCGCTTTTGTCGCCGCGTTCGAAGGCTCATGTGCCGCGCCGATCTCCACCGGCACGACCACGCTTTCGCGCACCGTGCGCAGGTCCGCGATATGGCATTCCAGCACCGGGCCGGCATCGAAGATATCGACGTGGTTTTCGTAGCGCAGCCCTTCGGCTTCCAGCATGCGGCGCGCGGGCAGCGTATCGCTATGCGTGAGGCCCACGGCCTGCTGCGCGTCTTCCGGCAGCAGTTCGACGTAGACGGGATAGCGCGGCATCAGCTCCGCCAGAAACGACTTGCGGCCGTGCGAACTCAGATAGTCCGCGGCGTTGAAGTCGATCTGGTAGAAGTGCGAGCCCACCGCGCGCCAGAACGGCGAGATACCGTCCGCATCGAAATGGCCGCGCAGTTCGGCGCAGATGCGTTGCGGAAAGCGCTCGCGAAACTGCGCGATGAACATGAAGCGCGAGCGCGAGAGCAGCCCGCCCACGCCGCTCGTGCGATAGCGCGGCGAGAGGAACAGCGAGCAGACTTCGGCGTAGCCCGTGAGGTCGTGCGAGATGTTGAGCGCGCGCATACGCGTCCAGATGCCGAGGTCCTGGCTCGCATGCACCACCGTGCTCACGCGATAGTTGTAGAACGGCTGCTGCAGGCCCACGGCGGTTTCGATGCCGCAGACGCCCGCCACGTCGCCCGTGGCCGTGTCTTCCATCACGAAGAAATAGCCCTTCTCGTAGGGCTCGGCGCGCTCTTCCATGGTGCGGCGAGCGCGATCGATGCGCGCCGCGAGCGCCTCGCGGTCCGGCTTGAAGGTGGTGAGGCCCGGCCCCGTTTCCTGGGCGAGCGCGACGAGCGCATCCACATCGCCCGTCTGCACGACGCGAACGACGATCATGGTGCGTCTCCCATCGGTTCGTCCCCGGTTGGGTAGGGGCCGTTGTCTTGTGTGTCTCGTGCTTCTTGCGCTTCTTCGTTGCGATGCAGGCGCACGCAGCGCACGGTGTCGCCGGCCTGCACGCCGAGTGCCGCGCGCGCGGCGGCACTCAGCGGTGCGCCGGCCTCGCTGCGGTGGCGGCTCGTGCAGGCGTCATCGTGACGTTGGCTCGTGTGGTCGTGAGCTTGCACAGGCAGTTCGGCCAGCACGCAGCGGAAGTCGCCTGCACGGTTGCTGGCGACGAGGTACGCGGCCGTGCTCGCCGCTTCGCCGCCTGCCGCATTGCTCGCCGCTTCGCCGCCCTCTTCCCGCACCACGCGCGTTTCGTTGCTGCGCACCGACGCCGTGCGATCCACCTGCGCCGTGAGCACCGGGCCCGCGTCGAAGATGTCGACGAAGCGGTCCGTCTCGAAGCCCTCTTCCAGATGGATCTCCCACGCGAGCAGCGCCTTCTCGTCGGGCTCGCCCAGCACGCGCTGCGCCGCTTCGGGCAACAGCGGCACATAGAGCGGATAGCTCGGCATCACTTCCGCGATGAAGGTGCGGCTGCGTCCGCCCGAGGCCACTTCGATCTCGCGGAAGTCGCGGCCGAAGAACTTGCGGCCCACGGCTTCCCAGAACGGCGACACGCCCGACTCGTCGGTCACGCCGAGCAGCAGCGAGAAGACCTCGGGCGTGAAGCGCTTGCGGTTCGCCGCGATGTACATCATGCGGGCGCGCGACATCAGATGCGCCGCCGCCGTGGCCCGCAGCGACGGGTCGATATAGAAGCCCGCCAGCCGGCTCCGGCCCGTCAGTTCGTGCGACATGGTGAGCGCGTGAATCTTGCGGTTCACGTGCAGTTCGCGCGACGCGTGAATGAGCGCGTCGTTGCGAAACGCGTAGAACGGCTCGGCGTACCCCGCCGCCGCCACGATGCTCGCCGTGCCGAGCAGCCTTCCCGTCTCGCTGTCTTCGAGCACGAACAGGTAGAACTCTTCGCCGGGGAAATCGACGTCGGCGCGAAACGAGTCTTCGGAGAGCGCGATGCGCGCCTCCAGCGCCTGCCGGTCGTGCGGCAGCGAATGCAGCACCGGCTGCGCGGTGCGTGCCATGTGGGCGATCGCATCGAGATCGGCCAGGCGCGCGGGGCGTACGAATAGCATCGTCGTTCCAGTAGGGGGATGAATACGCTAAGCGCGTGTTCGTTGCGCGATTCAGCGCGCCGCGTCGGCCGCAACGCTCGCCTCGGCGCCGACCACGTCTTCAATGGCCTGTTCGATGCGCGCGAAGCCCTCGTTCAGGTCGTCCATCGGCATGATGAGCGACGGTGCGAAGCGCAGCACGTCGGGGCCGGCAATCAGCATCATCACGCCGCGCTTCGCCGCGGCGGTGAGGAAGTCTTTCGCGCGGCCGCGCCACGCGTCGGTCAATTCCGCACCGATCAGGAGGCCCTTGCCACGCACTTCGCGGAAGATGCCAAAGCGTTCGTTGAGCGCCGCGAGCTTCGCGCGAATGGCTTCGCCGCGCGCGTTCACGCCGGCCAGCACGGCGGGGTCGCTCACGAGTTCCACGACCTTTTCCGCGATGGCGGCGCCGAGCGGATTGCCGCCGTACGTCGTGCCGTGCACGCCCACCTTGAAGTGCGCGGCGAGTTCGTTCGTCGTCAGCATCGCGCCGATCGGAAAGCCGTTGCCGAGCGCCTTCGCCGTCGTGAGGATGTCGGGCGTCACGTCCGTGCCCTGATACGCGTAGAAGTGGCCCGTGCGGCCCACGCCCGTTTGTACCTCGTCAAAAATCAGCACGGCGCCGTGCGCGTCGCACAGCTCGCGCAGCGTGCGCAGGAACGCCGGGTCCGCGGGAATCACGCCGCCCTCGCCCTGCACGGGCTCCACGATCACGGCGCACGTCTTCGCGCCGATCGCCGCTTTCGCCGCTTCGATGTCGTTGTACGGCAGATGGCGGATGCCCTCGGGCACGGGGCCGAAGCCTTCCGAATACTTGGGCTGGCCGCCCACGCTCACGGTGAAGAACGTGCGGCCATGAAACGACTGCGTGAAGGAAACGATCTCGTACTTGTCGGCGCCGAAGCGGTCGAACGCGACGCGGCGCGCAAGCTTGAGCGCCGCCTCGTTCGCTTCCGCGCCGGAGTTCGCGAAGAACGCGCGGTCGGCGAAGGTCAGCGCTTCCAGACGCTTCGCGAGGCGCAACACGGGTTCGTTGGTGTAGCCGTTGCCGATGTGCCAGAGCTTGCCGCCCTGCTCGCGCAGCACGTCGAGCAGCGCCGGATGCGCGTGGCCCAACGCCGTGACCGCGATGCCGCCTGCGAAGTCGATGTAGTCGCGACCTTCGGTGTCCCACACGCGCGAGCCCTGGCCGCGATCCGGCACGAAAGCCGCGGGAGAGAACACGGGCACCATCACTTCGTCGAAGGTCTGTCGGGTCACTGTCAGGTCGTTCATGGCCAATCCTGTGGGAAGTCGCGCGAGGCGCTGATGAAAGTAGTGTAGGAAACCGCGGCGCCAGCGTCTTGCGTGAAGGCGACGCGTTCTATCGGGCTTGCCGTTCCTGCATGCTGCGATGCGCGATGCACCCTCAGCGCTCGAAGCCGTCTTCGTCGGGCCGTTCGATCAGCGCCGTGGCGCGCGGCTCGTCGGCCGTCAACCGGGTT
It encodes the following:
- a CDS encoding aspartate aminotransferase family protein, with product MNDLTVTRQTFDEVMVPVFSPAAFVPDRGQGSRVWDTEGRDYIDFAGGIAVTALGHAHPALLDVLREQGGKLWHIGNGYTNEPVLRLAKRLEALTFADRAFFANSGAEANEAALKLARRVAFDRFGADKYEIVSFTQSFHGRTFFTVSVGGQPKYSEGFGPVPEGIRHLPYNDIEAAKAAIGAKTCAVIVEPVQGEGGVIPADPAFLRTLRELCDAHGAVLIFDEVQTGVGRTGHFYAYQGTDVTPDILTTAKALGNGFPIGAMLTTNELAAHFKVGVHGTTYGGNPLGAAIAEKVVELVSDPAVLAGVNARGEAIRAKLAALNERFGIFREVRGKGLLIGAELTDAWRGRAKDFLTAAAKRGVMMLIAGPDVLRFAPSLIMPMDDLNEGFARIEQAIEDVVGAEASVAADAAR
- the astB gene encoding N-succinylarginine dihydrolase, whose protein sequence is MQAFEANFDGLVGPTHNYAGLSFGNVASKNNEKSVANPKAAAKQGLRKMKQLADLGFQQGVLPPQERPSVRLLRELGFSGNEAAMMARAAKDAPELLAAASSASAMWTANAATVSPSADTHDGRVHFTPANLCSKLHRAIEHEATRRTLRTIFADPAHFEVHDALPGTPALGDEGAANHTRFCAEYGARGVEFFVYGRSEYRREREPKRYPARQSFEASRAVAHRHGLDEDATVFAQQNPDVIDAGVFHNDVIAVGNRHTLFCHQRAFVEQQQVYDTLRAKLAKLAAPFEVIEVPEAAVSVEDAVSSYLFNSQLLTRADGRQVLVVPQECRENARVAAYLDGLAAGNGPIDDVLVFDLRESMKNGGGPACLRLRVVLNEAERAAVAPGVWIDDALFGRLDAWIERHYRDRLAPTDLADPHLLVESRTALDELTQILGLGSLYDFQR
- the astD gene encoding succinylglutamate-semialdehyde dehydrogenase, encoding MNELFIDGEWAPASGPAFASRNPGTGRTVWEGRSASAEDVDYAVGSARRAFAAWSHTTLDERCAIVRRFAALINERKEALAEAIGRETGKPLWEARTEVASMAAKVEISIQAYNERTGEKRTAMADGVAVLRHRPHGVVAVFGPYNFPGHLPNGHIVPALIAGNTVVFKPSELAPDVARATVEVWQAAGLPAGVLNLVQGEKDTGVALAHHRQIDGLFFTGSSNTGTLLHRQFGGRPEIVLALEMGGNNPLVVAPVADLDAAVHHTIQSAFLSAGQRCTCARRILVPRDAFGDRFIERLRDVTSRIAVDEYDADPQPFMGAVISARAAAQLVQAQSHLLAHGATALLKMEQRDPSLGFVSPAMLDVTNVSDLPDEEHFGPLAQIVRYATFDEAMERANDTAYGLSAGLLADDEALWARFRSQIRAGIVNWNRPTNGASSAAPFGGTGRSGNHQPSAYYAADYCAYPMASVESAELHMPASVSPGLHF
- the astA gene encoding arginine N-succinyltransferase, translating into MIVVRVVQTGDVDALVALAQETGPGLTTFKPDREALAARIDRARRTMEERAEPYEKGYFFVMEDTATGDVAGVCGIETAVGLQQPFYNYRVSTVVHASQDLGIWTRMRALNISHDLTGYAEVCSLFLSPRYRTSGVGGLLSRSRFMFIAQFRERFPQRICAELRGHFDADGISPFWRAVGSHFYQIDFNAADYLSSHGRKSFLAELMPRYPVYVELLPEDAQQAVGLTHSDTLPARRMLEAEGLRYENHVDIFDAGPVLECHIADLRTVRESVVVPVEIGAAHEPSNAATKARSLVSNTSLADFRVGIAPGVVEHGVFRLSPDEAAALRVAAGDPVRVLPLKQKQE
- the aruF gene encoding arginine/ornithine succinyltransferase subunit alpha produces the protein MLFVRPARLADLDAIAHMARTAQPVLHSLPHDRQALEARIALSEDSFRADVDFPGEEFYLFVLEDSETGRLLGTASIVAAAGYAEPFYAFRNDALIHASRELHVNRKIHALTMSHELTGRSRLAGFYIDPSLRATAAAHLMSRARMMYIAANRKRFTPEVFSLLLGVTDESGVSPFWEAVGRKFFGRDFREIEVASGGRSRTFIAEVMPSYPLYVPLLPEAAQRVLGEPDEKALLAWEIHLEEGFETDRFVDIFDAGPVLTAQVDRTASVRSNETRVVREEGGEAASNAAGGEAASTAAYLVASNRAGDFRCVLAELPVQAHDHTSQRHDDACTSRHRSEAGAPLSAAARAALGVQAGDTVRCVRLHRNEEAQEARDTQDNGPYPTGDEPMGDAP